The following proteins are encoded in a genomic region of Streptomyces lunaelactis:
- a CDS encoding type II toxin-antitoxin system VapB family antitoxin gives MSRTVIDLDDELVADVAKALGTSTKKETVNTALREVLENRRRALALTRLRAAADEGAFDLTLFEDKRNYRR, from the coding sequence ATGAGCCGGACGGTGATCGACCTCGATGACGAGCTGGTCGCAGACGTAGCCAAGGCCCTGGGGACCAGCACCAAGAAGGAGACGGTCAACACGGCCCTGCGCGAGGTACTGGAGAACAGGCGGCGTGCGCTGGCTCTGACTCGCCTACGCGCCGCGGCCGACGAAGGCGCGTTCGACCTGACACTCTTCGAGGACAAGCGGAACTACCGACGGTGA
- a CDS encoding PIN domain nuclease translates to MNAALYLIDTSALARFMRGNAEQYGWDQAAAAGLIATCPITELEFFYSARSAADRARGIEDVRLIFGWVPVDDRAYDRAWQVQEALTKQGKHRSAGAVDLVVAATAELQGLTLLHCDHDFECIAAVTGQPLQWYGQEGRK, encoded by the coding sequence GTGAACGCCGCTCTCTACCTGATTGACACCAGCGCCCTCGCCCGCTTCATGCGGGGCAACGCGGAGCAGTACGGCTGGGACCAGGCAGCGGCCGCCGGCCTGATCGCCACGTGCCCCATCACGGAGCTGGAGTTCTTCTACAGCGCCCGATCGGCCGCCGACCGGGCACGCGGCATCGAGGACGTCCGGCTGATCTTCGGCTGGGTCCCGGTCGACGACCGCGCCTACGACCGGGCCTGGCAGGTCCAGGAGGCCCTCACCAAGCAAGGCAAGCACCGTAGCGCCGGTGCAGTGGATCTCGTCGTCGCCGCGACTGCCGAGTTGCAGGGTCTCACCCTCCTGCACTGTGACCACGACTTCGAATGCATCGCCGCAGTAACCGGCCAACCCCTCCAGTGGTACGGCCAGGAGGGCCGTAAGTAG
- a CDS encoding ABC transporter ATP-binding protein, whose amino-acid sequence MLSATLIGFLLYLFNLGGPILSLVSGTTALQQGLGALARIEEVREMETEDDVDLTPARPPARRRKWSWRTWSSPTRAVRLT is encoded by the coding sequence ATGCTCAGCGCCACCCTCATCGGCTTCCTGCTCTACCTGTTCAACCTGGGCGGCCCCATCCTGTCGCTGGTTTCCGGGACCACCGCCCTCCAGCAGGGCCTCGGTGCGCTCGCCCGTATCGAGGAGGTCCGGGAAATGGAGACCGAGGACGACGTGGACCTGACGCCGGCCCGCCCACCGGCCCGCCGCCGGAAGTGGTCGTGGAGAACCTGGAGTTCGCCTACCAGGGCCGTACGCCTAACCTGA
- a CDS encoding FtsX-like permease family protein gives MLRLAVRMAAHRIAALLAVACAVLGGAALITGTGVLAESGLRSHLPAGRLAHSDVVVSADQNFHPPEDLPIALPERGRVPDRLVGRLAKLPGVTTAVGDISFPAALVDAKGQVVPTEDPRTAGHGWSSTGLLKDPGIDGGKPAGPGEIAVDNAMAAAAGVRVGDTVKVVAAGRSAAEYRVSAVVSAPGAGILFADPTAARLAGRDSGPRAGTVDLISLRTAAGADDTVAAAVRDRVKGTGLVVATGTDRGDIASPGTGSARSLLILLAGSLAGIILLITGFVMASALAVSIAGQRRDLALMRAVGATPKQIRRLAAGQATVVAALAAVPGVALGYLLAGQFRRMLVERGVLPDELPLSISPLPAVATLLLLAAVVQVSARGAAWRTSRMQATEAVAESRSEPRTPSKIRTSIGLLVIAAATTLSVAPLLSRTVIGATATSLSGIIGAIGLAMVGPALIRGAGDNLARRMRPGTSAPTWLAVSNVRGYALRIAGVVSALAMAVVFVMTYTFAQTTVMAATSDDTRAGTLAQQRVSAPGLGGLPADALTAVRNTSGVRAAAPVSDTTVVWSYKQFGESAVEAGSAMILTPEAQSVLDLDVRDGSLTRLTGKTVAVSSEAARSRDAELGSSVRLILGDGTPVDARVVAVYDRGLGFGPVVLSHDLAAGHTTAGLDQSILVRTDGTATADRGLAALAASRPGLAVEATDTGSGDGLSDAPPEVWINLATIVVLLGYLLLSIANKIVATTAQRRNEIAALRLIGTTPRQIRGMMRREAAVIAAAALTTGLALSAVPLALLGMGFLNQPWPAGPVWLLPATVLTITATAFITIELPTRQALRTAPAHALANRE, from the coding sequence ATGTTGCGTCTCGCGGTACGCATGGCAGCACACCGGATCGCCGCGCTGCTGGCCGTGGCCTGTGCGGTGCTCGGTGGCGCGGCGCTGATCACCGGCACCGGAGTGCTGGCCGAGTCCGGACTCCGCTCCCACCTGCCGGCCGGCCGGCTCGCGCATTCGGACGTCGTGGTCTCCGCCGACCAGAACTTCCACCCGCCCGAGGACCTGCCGATCGCGCTCCCGGAGCGCGGCAGGGTCCCGGACCGGCTGGTCGGCCGGTTGGCGAAACTGCCGGGCGTCACCACTGCGGTCGGCGACATCAGCTTCCCCGCCGCCCTCGTGGATGCCAAGGGCCAGGTCGTACCGACCGAGGATCCCCGGACGGCAGGGCACGGCTGGTCCTCGACCGGGCTGCTGAAGGACCCGGGCATCGACGGCGGGAAGCCGGCCGGCCCCGGCGAGATAGCCGTGGACAACGCCATGGCCGCCGCCGCGGGAGTACGGGTGGGAGACACGGTCAAGGTCGTCGCGGCCGGCAGGTCCGCCGCCGAGTACCGCGTTTCGGCGGTGGTCTCCGCGCCCGGCGCCGGAATCCTCTTCGCCGACCCGACAGCCGCGCGGCTGGCCGGCCGGGACAGCGGCCCCCGTGCCGGGACCGTCGACCTGATCAGCCTCCGTACCGCGGCCGGAGCCGACGACACAGTCGCCGCCGCCGTACGTGACCGGGTGAAGGGCACAGGTCTTGTGGTGGCCACCGGCACGGACCGGGGTGACATCGCTTCGCCCGGTACGGGTTCGGCGCGGTCCCTGCTGATCCTGCTCGCCGGCTCGCTGGCCGGGATCATCCTGCTGATCACCGGGTTCGTGATGGCGAGCGCGCTGGCCGTGTCGATCGCCGGGCAGCGACGCGACCTGGCGCTGATGCGGGCCGTCGGTGCGACCCCGAAGCAGATCCGCCGGCTCGCCGCCGGGCAGGCCACCGTCGTCGCGGCCCTGGCCGCCGTGCCCGGCGTGGCTCTCGGCTACCTGCTGGCCGGGCAGTTCCGGCGGATGCTGGTCGAACGCGGGGTCCTCCCGGACGAACTGCCGCTGAGCATCAGCCCGTTGCCCGCCGTCGCCACCCTCCTCCTGCTGGCCGCCGTCGTCCAGGTGTCGGCCCGGGGCGCCGCCTGGCGTACGTCCCGCATGCAGGCCACCGAGGCGGTCGCCGAATCGCGCAGCGAACCGCGAACCCCGTCGAAGATCCGTACCAGCATCGGTCTGCTGGTCATCGCCGCCGCGACCACCCTCTCGGTCGCCCCGCTCCTCTCCCGGACCGTGATCGGCGCGACGGCCACCTCCCTCTCGGGCATCATCGGCGCGATCGGCCTGGCCATGGTCGGCCCCGCCCTGATCCGCGGTGCCGGCGACAACCTGGCCCGCCGCATGCGGCCCGGCACCTCAGCGCCGACCTGGCTGGCGGTGTCCAACGTCCGCGGCTACGCCCTGCGTATCGCCGGGGTCGTCAGCGCCCTCGCCATGGCGGTGGTGTTCGTCATGACCTACACCTTCGCCCAGACCACCGTAATGGCCGCCACCTCGGACGACACCCGCGCCGGCACCCTCGCCCAGCAGCGCGTGAGCGCGCCGGGACTCGGCGGACTGCCCGCCGACGCGCTCACCGCCGTACGGAACACCTCCGGCGTACGGGCGGCGGCCCCGGTCAGCGACACCACCGTGGTGTGGTCCTACAAACAATTCGGTGAGAGCGCGGTCGAAGCCGGCTCCGCGATGATCCTCACCCCGGAGGCGCAGTCCGTCCTCGACCTCGATGTACGGGACGGCAGCCTGACCCGCCTCACCGGGAAAACCGTCGCCGTCAGCAGCGAGGCCGCCCGGTCACGCGATGCGGAACTGGGCAGCAGCGTGCGCCTGATCCTCGGCGACGGCACCCCCGTCGACGCCCGGGTCGTCGCCGTCTATGACCGCGGCCTCGGCTTCGGCCCGGTCGTGCTCTCCCACGACCTCGCGGCCGGGCACACCACCGCGGGACTCGACCAGAGCATCCTCGTCCGCACCGACGGCACCGCCACGGCCGATCGCGGCCTCGCCGCTCTCGCCGCGTCCCGTCCCGGCCTGGCAGTCGAAGCCACCGACACCGGATCCGGCGACGGCCTGAGCGACGCCCCGCCCGAGGTGTGGATCAACCTGGCCACGATCGTGGTGCTGCTCGGCTACCTCCTGCTCAGCATCGCCAACAAGATCGTCGCCACCACCGCTCAGCGCCGGAACGAGATAGCCGCACTCCGTCTCATCGGCACCACGCCCCGTCAGATCCGAGGCATGATGCGCCGCGAGGCCGCGGTGATCGCCGCCGCCGCGCTGACCACGGGCCTCGCGCTGTCCGCGGTCCCCCTCGCTCTCCTGGGGATGGGTTTCCTCAATCAGCCCTGGCCCGCGGGTCCGGTCTGGCTGCTGCCGGCCACGGTCCTCACGATCACCGCGACGGCCTTCATCACCATCGAACTCCCCACGCGACAGGCACTGCGCACGGCACCCGCTCACGCACTCGCCAACCGTGAGTAG
- a CDS encoding ABC transporter ATP-binding protein, producing MSEAFTKADRPMTTGLSPAIALARLSKTYPGGVRALDDVSLTVEHGTFLAVMGPSGSGKSTLMHCAAGLDTPTSGSVRIDGHEIGGLNETRRTELRRERIGFVFQAYNLIPSLTVEDNITLPLRLAGRVPDREWLMTLVERVGLAQRLTHRPTELSGGQQQRAAIVRALVAKPAVVFADEPTGALDLRSAHEVLNLLRDLVDELRQTVVMVTHDPAAAAQAHRALVMADGRVVSTLDAPTAPVLASHLVALGEG from the coding sequence ATGAGCGAGGCCTTCACGAAAGCCGATCGCCCGATGACGACGGGCCTCTCACCCGCCATCGCGCTGGCGCGGCTCAGCAAGACGTATCCGGGTGGCGTACGCGCCCTCGACGACGTGTCCCTGACCGTGGAGCACGGCACTTTCCTCGCCGTGATGGGGCCCTCGGGGTCCGGCAAGAGCACCCTGATGCACTGCGCCGCGGGCCTGGACACCCCGACCAGCGGGAGCGTCCGCATCGACGGTCACGAGATCGGCGGACTGAACGAGACCCGCCGGACCGAACTGCGCCGGGAACGCATCGGGTTCGTGTTCCAGGCGTACAACCTGATTCCTTCCCTCACCGTCGAGGACAACATCACGCTGCCGCTGCGGCTTGCGGGACGTGTCCCGGACCGGGAATGGCTGATGACGCTGGTCGAGCGGGTCGGGCTGGCCCAGCGGCTGACGCACCGGCCGACCGAACTCTCCGGCGGCCAGCAGCAACGGGCGGCCATCGTCCGGGCGTTGGTGGCCAAGCCGGCCGTCGTCTTCGCCGACGAGCCGACCGGCGCACTGGATCTGCGCAGCGCCCACGAGGTGCTGAACCTGCTGCGCGACCTCGTCGACGAACTGCGCCAGACGGTGGTGATGGTCACCCACGACCCGGCCGCCGCCGCCCAGGCGCACCGAGCACTGGTGATGGCCGACGGCCGGGTGGTGTCCACTCTGGACGCGCCCACCGCGCCCGTCCTGGCGAGCCACCTCGTCGCGCTGGGAGAGGGCTAG
- a CDS encoding sensor histidine kinase has translation MSISTRHDASADGRKGDAADTADGATTGEPGIRDTVFRAAGAALAAIEQLAGGLSTAVMALFVLVWTAVTAVLCAVGVGLLMAPAVLRALHSLAARERDRLGRWGPEVVGPTPAPTRLRLALVDPTTRRELRWLAHHATLGLLLGLFGVLLPLLAVRDSTFPLYWQLMPEGATSTSIGVGTAHSWPDAVAVALLGLGWIAIIMGLTPGMARLQARPGRGLLAAGPETDLSLRVAQLTASRAAALDAHSAELRRIERSLHDGTQNRLVTVTVLLGAARRMVARDPSGAEELLERAQSAAEQALSELRQVGRGILPPVLADRGLAGALTGLATSCLVPCRIDVEAPERCAASVEATAYFVVAEALTNIAKYSHAENATVTVRSRDGRLHLHITDDGRGGADEDGGSGLTGIRRRIAAHDGTLFLTSPAGGPTTLKVELPCGS, from the coding sequence ATGTCGATCTCGACCCGGCACGACGCATCGGCCGACGGCCGGAAAGGCGATGCAGCCGACACAGCCGACGGCGCGACGACCGGAGAACCCGGGATACGGGACACCGTGTTCCGGGCGGCCGGTGCCGCCCTCGCCGCGATCGAACAGCTCGCCGGGGGACTCAGTACCGCCGTGATGGCGCTGTTCGTCCTGGTCTGGACGGCGGTCACCGCCGTGCTCTGCGCGGTCGGAGTCGGCCTGCTCATGGCGCCCGCCGTATTGCGCGCCCTGCACTCCCTCGCCGCTCGCGAGCGCGACCGGCTCGGCCGATGGGGCCCCGAGGTCGTCGGCCCCACTCCGGCGCCGACGCGACTGCGGCTCGCCCTCGTGGATCCCACCACCCGACGGGAGCTGCGCTGGCTGGCGCACCACGCGACGCTGGGACTCCTCCTGGGCCTGTTCGGCGTACTGCTGCCGCTCCTCGCCGTACGCGACTCCACCTTCCCGCTGTACTGGCAGCTGATGCCGGAGGGCGCGACCAGTACGTCCATCGGGGTCGGGACCGCACACTCCTGGCCGGACGCCGTCGCCGTGGCCCTGCTGGGCCTGGGCTGGATCGCGATCATCATGGGTCTCACACCTGGCATGGCGCGGTTGCAGGCCCGCCCGGGACGAGGCCTCCTCGCGGCGGGCCCCGAGACGGACCTGTCCCTGCGCGTCGCGCAGCTCACCGCCTCGAGGGCGGCCGCCCTCGACGCCCACTCCGCCGAACTGCGCCGCATCGAACGCTCGCTCCACGACGGCACCCAGAACCGGCTGGTCACCGTCACCGTGCTGCTCGGCGCCGCCCGCCGCATGGTGGCCCGCGACCCGTCCGGCGCCGAAGAGCTCCTCGAACGCGCCCAGAGCGCCGCCGAGCAGGCACTGTCCGAGCTGCGCCAGGTCGGCCGCGGCATCCTGCCGCCCGTACTGGCCGACCGGGGGCTCGCCGGCGCGCTCACCGGACTGGCCACGAGCTGCCTGGTGCCCTGCCGGATCGATGTCGAGGCACCCGAGCGGTGCGCCGCGTCCGTGGAGGCGACCGCCTACTTCGTGGTGGCCGAAGCGCTGACCAACATCGCCAAGTACAGCCATGCCGAGAACGCCACCGTCACGGTCCGCAGCCGCGACGGCCGGCTGCACCTGCACATCACCGACGACGGCCGGGGCGGCGCGGACGAGGACGGCGGCTCCGGGCTCACCGGCATCCGCCGCCGGATCGCGGCGCACGACGGCACCCTCTTCCTGACCAGCCCGGCCGGCGGCCCGACAACCCTCAAGGTGGAACTTCCATGCGGATCGTGA
- a CDS encoding response regulator transcription factor, producing MRIVIAEDDPLLREGLALLLRAESLDVVATAGTADGILDAIDEHRPDVAILDVRMPPTHTDEGIVAAVEARRRRPDLAVLVLSAYVEQSFATELLGGGVGGIGYLLKERVGRVEEFLDALRRVADGGTAIDPEVVAQLFTRSRHDTRLERLSPRERDVLALMAEGLGNSAIAERLVVTDGAVHKHIRSIFAKLDLSPTDHVDRRVAAVLHYLEDVRHRA from the coding sequence ATGCGGATCGTGATCGCGGAGGACGACCCGTTGCTGCGCGAAGGGCTGGCCCTGCTGCTGCGCGCGGAATCCCTCGACGTGGTGGCCACCGCCGGCACCGCCGACGGGATCCTGGACGCCATCGACGAGCACAGGCCCGATGTCGCCATCCTCGACGTCCGGATGCCGCCGACCCACACCGACGAGGGGATCGTCGCGGCCGTCGAGGCCAGGCGCCGCCGACCCGATCTCGCGGTACTCGTCCTCTCCGCGTACGTCGAGCAGTCCTTCGCCACGGAACTCCTCGGCGGCGGAGTGGGCGGGATCGGATACCTGTTGAAGGAACGGGTCGGGCGGGTGGAGGAGTTCCTGGACGCACTGCGGCGCGTGGCGGACGGAGGCACCGCCATCGACCCGGAGGTCGTCGCCCAGCTCTTCACCCGCAGCCGCCACGACACCCGGCTGGAACGGCTCAGCCCTCGCGAACGCGACGTACTCGCCCTGATGGCCGAGGGCCTGGGCAACAGCGCCATAGCCGAACGGCTCGTCGTCACCGACGGCGCCGTCCACAAGCACATCCGCAGCATCTTCGCCAAGCTCGACCTGTCGCCCACCGACCATGTCGACCGGCGGGTCGCCGCGGTCCTTCACTATCTCGAGGATGTACGCCACCGGGCCTGA
- a CDS encoding serine hydrolase domain-containing protein: MSTTTRTSSRTRITSRIVATTLVTALAGVGLVMPAASATGPATGSATKPASPSASKSSQDRLQDMVNAIQKTGTVGVVARSTGPRGHGHATAGVADKATGAPVRSGDRFRIASASKTFVATVALQLVGEGRLSLDDTVEDWLPGVVSGNGNDGSRITVRQLLQHTSGLFNYTGDFPVINSVEGFQKDRFTTWTDEQLVAIAMSHKPDFAPGTKWAYSNTGYILAGMIIEKATGNSWQQEVTQRIIRPLRMRHTLAPATHPHIPGSHLNGYSNFGGSGPTIDVTEFNPSAAGAAGAMISTTADMTRFYSALLGGRLLRPAQLAEMKTTVRTPDLDPVWPGASYGLGLLRIPLTCGGSYYSHPGDLPGYTTRNGTSENGRRIVVLNATGDGAPDLSTEKAHNALIDGELCAPGRK, encoded by the coding sequence ATGAGCACCACGACCAGGACCAGTTCCAGGACCAGGATCACTTCCCGCATTGTGGCCACGACGCTGGTGACCGCGCTGGCCGGCGTCGGTCTCGTGATGCCCGCGGCGAGCGCGACGGGGCCGGCGACGGGGTCCGCGACCAAGCCGGCGTCCCCGTCCGCGTCGAAGTCATCGCAGGACAGGCTGCAGGACATGGTGAACGCGATCCAGAAGACCGGGACGGTCGGTGTCGTGGCCCGGTCGACGGGCCCGCGCGGACACGGCCACGCCACCGCCGGGGTGGCCGACAAGGCCACGGGTGCCCCCGTGCGGAGTGGCGACCGGTTCCGGATCGCCAGCGCCAGCAAGACGTTCGTCGCCACTGTGGCGCTGCAACTGGTGGGCGAGGGCCGCCTGTCACTGGACGACACGGTCGAGGACTGGCTGCCGGGAGTCGTGTCCGGCAACGGCAACGACGGCAGCAGGATCACCGTACGGCAGCTGCTGCAGCACACCAGCGGACTGTTCAACTACACCGGCGACTTCCCCGTGATCAACAGCGTGGAGGGCTTCCAGAAGGACCGGTTCACCACCTGGACCGACGAGCAGCTCGTGGCCATCGCGATGAGCCACAAGCCGGACTTCGCGCCCGGCACCAAGTGGGCGTACTCGAACACCGGCTACATCCTCGCCGGCATGATCATCGAGAAGGCCACCGGCAACAGCTGGCAGCAGGAGGTCACCCAGCGCATCATCCGCCCCCTGCGCATGCGCCACACCCTCGCGCCGGCCACCCATCCCCACATCCCCGGCTCGCACCTGAACGGCTACTCCAACTTCGGCGGCTCGGGCCCGACGATCGACGTCACCGAATTCAACCCCTCCGCGGCCGGCGCGGCCGGAGCGATGATCAGCACGACCGCCGACATGACCCGCTTCTACTCCGCCCTCCTGGGCGGCCGGCTTCTGCGCCCGGCGCAGCTGGCCGAGATGAAGACGACCGTACGGACCCCGGACCTGGACCCGGTCTGGCCCGGCGCGAGCTACGGCCTGGGCCTGCTGCGCATCCCGCTCACCTGCGGCGGCTCCTACTACAGCCACCCCGGTGACCTCCCCGGCTACACCACCCGGAACGGCACCAGCGAGAACGGCCGCCGGATCGTCGTCCTGAACGCAACGGGCGACGGCGCGCCCGACCTCTCCACGGAGAAGGCGCACAACGCGCTGATCGACGGGGAACTCTGCGCGCCGGGGCGGAAGTAG
- a CDS encoding helix-turn-helix domain-containing protein, producing the protein MPPEDEHRIKVHLDQLLADRGLTLAELAERVGVSVVNLSVLKNDRAKAIRFTTLTAICRELGCQPGDLLSFQDS; encoded by the coding sequence ATGCCACCGGAGGACGAGCACCGGATCAAGGTCCATCTGGACCAGCTGCTGGCGGACCGGGGCCTGACCCTGGCCGAGCTGGCGGAACGGGTCGGAGTGTCGGTCGTCAACCTGTCCGTCCTGAAGAACGACCGGGCGAAGGCGATCCGCTTCACCACACTCACGGCGATCTGCCGCGAGCTGGGCTGCCAGCCGGGCGACCTGCTCAGTTTCCAGGACTCCTAG
- a CDS encoding DUF2975 domain-containing protein encodes MSTKSLWSLIDSRLLEWGLGLALLLAGLFGVLFPILGATGPFDPMDTREVWLEGTTRVPDATTGGVVTLNGTHQAEVVIADPNLRQRLLLALPRITTSLLVILILVLLLRMARTLRGGDVFAPENARRLNIIGMTVLVLGCFGPPMEAFTTQLLVSGTPVAERVGFSLTVSAAPVLVAFLILALGEVFRRGAKLRADTEGLV; translated from the coding sequence ATGAGTACGAAGTCGTTGTGGAGCCTGATCGACAGCCGATTGCTGGAGTGGGGCCTGGGGTTGGCCCTCCTGCTGGCGGGGCTCTTCGGAGTGCTCTTTCCGATCCTCGGGGCGACCGGGCCCTTCGACCCGATGGACACACGAGAGGTCTGGCTCGAGGGCACGACGCGAGTGCCGGATGCCACGACGGGCGGCGTGGTGACACTCAACGGCACCCACCAGGCCGAAGTCGTCATCGCAGACCCGAACCTGAGGCAGCGCCTGCTGCTCGCGCTGCCTCGGATCACCACCAGCCTGCTCGTCATCCTGATCCTCGTACTACTGCTCCGGATGGCCCGGACCCTGCGCGGCGGCGATGTTTTCGCGCCGGAGAACGCCCGGCGACTGAACATCATCGGAATGACCGTGCTGGTACTGGGCTGCTTCGGCCCGCCGATGGAAGCGTTCACCACCCAACTGCTGGTGAGCGGCACGCCGGTGGCGGAACGGGTCGGCTTCTCGCTCACCGTCTCCGCGGCGCCCGTTCTGGTCGCTTTCCTCATCCTGGCCCTGGGGGAAGTCTTCCGACGCGGCGCCAAGCTGCGCGCGGACACGGAGGGACTCGTCTGA
- a CDS encoding serine hydrolase domain-containing protein produces MSNIPTCIIGSSHITAPVATGGHDPDKYAEVGSFTKVITGTILEQLAREGVLTVDDPVERWLDIPSGSGITLRHLAEHTSGLPRVPPGTTNINPYKRFSDDRLRVLLTAGLDRLTTAPAGEREEYSNFGYAVLGAALTAASSQEYSDLVATHVLSPLGLPPEAMTAHPPEHRRSLASGWFGRSVKPWDMTGAILPAGGLWATPRTVARVLTGLVLDRTLGEPSLSWQRTGPLPLMWHNGGTRRSTIFAGAVPDGRWIVVHRLHGSVEETDRAGLGHLRAATAG; encoded by the coding sequence ATGTCCAACATCCCCACCTGCATCATCGGCAGCTCACACATCACAGCCCCAGTGGCTACCGGTGGACACGACCCCGACAAGTACGCCGAGGTGGGCTCCTTCACCAAGGTCATCACCGGAACCATCCTCGAGCAGCTGGCCAGGGAGGGCGTACTGACCGTTGACGATCCTGTCGAACGGTGGCTCGACATCCCCTCAGGGTCCGGTATCACCCTGCGGCATCTCGCCGAGCACACCTCCGGCCTCCCCCGGGTGCCACCCGGCACCACAAACATCAACCCCTACAAGAGGTTCAGCGACGACAGACTGCGTGTGCTCCTCACTGCGGGTCTCGACCGGCTCACCACCGCACCCGCCGGAGAGCGCGAGGAGTACTCCAACTTCGGCTACGCCGTGCTCGGGGCAGCCCTGACGGCAGCGAGCAGCCAGGAGTACAGCGATCTTGTCGCCACGCACGTCCTCTCTCCACTCGGCCTGCCACCCGAAGCAATGACCGCGCACCCGCCGGAACACAGACGATCACTCGCGAGCGGGTGGTTCGGACGCAGCGTCAAGCCGTGGGACATGACAGGCGCGATTCTGCCCGCAGGCGGTCTCTGGGCCACTCCCCGCACCGTCGCACGCGTACTGACCGGCCTCGTCCTCGACCGCACGCTGGGGGAACCCTCACTCAGCTGGCAGCGCACCGGACCGCTGCCGCTGATGTGGCACAACGGGGGCACCCGTAGGTCAACGATCTTCGCCGGAGCCGTCCCCGACGGCCGTTGGATCGTCGTCCACCGCCTGCACGGCTCCGTCGAAGAGACGGACCGTGCAGGACTGGGACACCTGCGCGCCGCCACCGCAGGCTGA
- a CDS encoding contact-dependent growth inhibition system immunity protein: MSMKPLEFDRRYGELDQVISAYAGLAADDTPDRPGQALTAYLRHTWHTRPWALSVAEQQLRTYAQNPPGRLRLRLGEFYPVPDIGLPEAEIQQWLVLLADHIKRSVEEGRVPPPAALPETHWEWHARFPELGQFLGGWFSQDMPDEFGDHDSAVRDYGSTADRTLVARLVGEVRELLALGLEEVDYALAVSELGMEVDPPTPHTPGAWLALVADRIGGFRAEYGHPDAEG; this comes from the coding sequence ATGTCAATGAAGCCCCTGGAGTTCGACCGCCGCTACGGCGAGCTCGACCAGGTGATCAGCGCGTACGCCGGCCTTGCCGCCGACGACACCCCCGACCGGCCCGGTCAGGCCCTCACCGCCTACCTGCGCCACACCTGGCACACCCGACCCTGGGCCCTGTCGGTCGCCGAGCAGCAGCTCCGTACCTACGCCCAGAACCCGCCCGGGCGGCTGCGGTTGCGCCTCGGCGAGTTCTACCCGGTCCCGGACATCGGCCTCCCCGAGGCCGAGATCCAGCAGTGGCTGGTGCTGCTCGCCGACCACATCAAGCGAAGCGTCGAGGAGGGCCGGGTCCCGCCCCCGGCGGCGCTGCCCGAGACGCACTGGGAGTGGCACGCCCGCTTCCCCGAACTCGGCCAGTTCCTCGGCGGCTGGTTCTCGCAGGACATGCCCGACGAATTCGGCGACCACGACTCCGCCGTACGCGACTACGGCAGCACGGCCGACCGCACGCTCGTGGCCCGCCTCGTCGGTGAGGTGCGCGAACTGCTCGCCCTCGGCCTGGAGGAGGTTGACTACGCGCTCGCCGTATCCGAGTTGGGGATGGAGGTCGACCCGCCGACGCCACACACACCAGGCGCCTGGCTCGCGCTGGTGGCGGACCGCATCGGCGGGTTCCGGGCGGAGTACGGGCATCCGGATGCCGAAGGCTGA
- a CDS encoding RNase A-like domain-containing protein — MLTRSATYPDRETAQWATQQVVTRNEQAVHRWLAQGARPRLTIEAAWPSCEAPVGRVLIQAMVLAGRGAVDVRAARVVLRREPTSPLGFVVHATFPIYL; from the coding sequence GTGCTCACCAGATCCGCCACATACCCAGACCGGGAAACCGCCCAGTGGGCCACCCAGCAGGTCGTCACCCGCAACGAGCAGGCCGTCCACCGCTGGCTCGCCCAGGGCGCCCGCCCCCGGCTCACCATCGAAGCCGCCTGGCCCTCGTGTGAGGCGCCGGTCGGCCGCGTCCTGATCCAGGCCATGGTGCTCGCCGGGCGCGGGGCCGTGGACGTGCGGGCCGCGCGGGTGGTGCTCCGGCGGGAGCCCACGAGCCCCCTCGGCTTCGTCGTGCACGCCACCTTCCCGATCTACCTGTAG